Genomic segment of Actinomycetota bacterium:
CGCTCCCGGAACTTCGGTCGCTGCGGTAGAACTTCTCGAACAACCGGGGCAGCGCGGTGGCCTCGATGCCCGGTCCCCGGTCGGCCACGCTGACAGTCGGTGAGCCGTCGTCCTGGTCTTCGACGCTGACCTCGATCGGCATCTCGAGGCCGGCGAAGCGGACGGCGTTGTTCAGCAGCTCGATCAGGATCTGCAGGACGCGGTCACGGTCGGCAAGTGCAGGGCGGTCGGATGCGACGCGAACGTCGATGCGGGCGCGGTCGGTGAAGACATCGACGGCGTCGGTGACCAGTTCGGCGAGGTCGATCGGAGCGACGTGGACCGTCACCCGTCGGTCTTCCTCGAGCTGCGCGTAGTCGAGGAACTGGCGCACCAGCCAGTCCAAGTGGCGGATCTGGCGACGCGCCAGGTGACGGATGCGGCGCCGTTCCGGATCGAGCGATCCGACGCCGTCTTCGAGATCGACCGTGCCTCTGAGGATCGCCAGTGGCGTCCGCATGTCGTGAGACAGTCCGGCGAGGACCTGCTCGCGGAATTGGGCGTTGGCGCGTTCCGTCTCGAACTCGACGGTGCGACGGGCCGCGAGGCGCAGTTCGAGCTCGTCGATCACGATGGCAGCGAGGTCGGACAGCGTCTCAAGCTGCTGCGAGTCGACGTCGCGCGGCTCCACGTCGATGATGTTCAACGTCCCCAGGTTGTAGCCGTCGCTGGTCGTGAGAGGCACCGCGACGTAGAAGCGTAGGCCCAGCTCGCCGCGCACCAGCGGGTTGTCCAGCGTCCGAGGGTCGAGGCCCGCGTCGGTGACCACGTACGGCTCGTCCCGCAAGATGGCGGATGCGCACAGCCCACGA
This window contains:
- a CDS encoding GAF domain-containing sensor histidine kinase encodes the protein MIRGDDEERRLEAVRRYDILDTPPDGAFDRVTALAARFCDVPISTITIVDRDRIWFKSTCGIDVDQIPRDRGLCASAILRDEPYVVTDAGLDPRTLDNPLVRGELGLRFYVAVPLTTSDGYNLGTLNIIDVEPRDVDSQQLETLSDLAAIVIDELELRLAARRTVEFETERANAQFREQVLAGLSHDMRTPLAILRGTVDLEDGVGSLDPERRRIRHLARRQIRHLDWLVRQFLDYAQLEEDRRVTVHVAPIDLAELVTDAVDVFTDRARIDVRVASDRPALADRDRVLQILIELLNNAVRFAGLEMPIEVSVEDQDDGSPTVSVADRGPGIEATALPRLFEKFYRSDRSSGSGIGLYVSRALAEAQGGRLGVQSTPGQGTCFTLVLRAAHPTSERSRDPSHDRVPSSR